One genomic segment of Paenibacillus xylanexedens includes these proteins:
- a CDS encoding restriction endonuclease subunit S, with translation MSRVLLGDVAKERRETCKSSKDGYPIVGLEHLTPEEITLTAWDEGKENTFSKLFREGDILFGRRRAYLKKAVLAPFDGICSGDITVIESIPERILPELLPFIIQNDALFDFAVGKSAGSLSPRVKWENLKNYEFELPDMEKQRELAKILWSIDRTKKTYQKLLKKTDELVKAQFIEKFGELGSDIKGWGLTTLGSCCELNPRRPKDLNSEAEYSFVAMPSVSEKGIVDSTILRPYSEVYKGFTYFAENDVLFAKITPCMENGKGGIAVELKNGTGFGSTEFHVLRPIIGKSNSYWLYIITMFSKFRQDAEKVMTGTGGQRRVPITFLDQYPISLPPIELQNEFEVFFRQADKSKCELEKALEELNSTYKRIISENLG, from the coding sequence ATGAGTAGGGTACTCTTAGGTGATGTTGCTAAAGAACGCAGAGAAACTTGCAAGAGCAGTAAAGATGGATATCCGATTGTAGGCCTTGAACATCTGACTCCAGAAGAAATTACATTGACAGCGTGGGACGAAGGAAAAGAAAATACTTTTTCAAAATTGTTTCGCGAAGGAGATATTTTATTTGGTCGTCGTAGAGCTTATCTAAAGAAAGCTGTGCTTGCCCCGTTTGATGGCATTTGTTCAGGAGATATTACAGTAATCGAGTCAATACCTGAAAGGATACTTCCAGAATTGCTTCCTTTCATAATTCAGAACGATGCATTGTTCGACTTTGCAGTTGGAAAGTCGGCTGGTTCTCTTTCGCCACGTGTCAAATGGGAGAATCTTAAAAACTATGAATTTGAGCTGCCAGATATGGAAAAGCAACGTGAGTTGGCAAAGATCTTATGGTCCATTGACAGAACTAAAAAGACTTATCAAAAATTGTTGAAGAAGACAGATGAGTTGGTGAAAGCTCAATTTATCGAGAAGTTTGGAGAACTCGGAAGTGATATAAAGGGTTGGGGATTAACAACATTAGGAAGTTGCTGTGAACTTAATCCACGAAGGCCTAAAGATTTAAATTCTGAAGCTGAGTATTCCTTTGTAGCAATGCCTTCAGTTAGTGAAAAAGGTATTGTTGACTCAACCATTCTGAGACCTTACTCAGAAGTCTATAAAGGCTTTACATACTTTGCAGAAAATGATGTTTTGTTTGCGAAAATTACACCTTGTATGGAAAATGGTAAGGGAGGTATAGCAGTTGAACTCAAAAATGGGACTGGTTTTGGTTCTACAGAGTTTCATGTCTTGAGACCTATCATTGGGAAAAGCAATTCATACTGGTTGTATATTATCACAATGTTTAGTAAGTTCAGGCAAGACGCAGAAAAGGTTATGACGGGCACAGGTGGACAAAGAAGAGTTCCAATTACGTTCCTAGATCAATATCCAATATCTTTGCCGCCAATTGAACTTCAGAATGAGTTTGAAGTCTTCTTCCGACAAGCCGACAAATCAAAATGTGAATTGGAAAAAGCACTTGAAGAACTGAATTCTACTTACAAGAGAATCATTTCTGAGAATCTTGGCTGA
- a CDS encoding type I restriction endonuclease subunit R, protein MFNEDNTIEQMVLASLNNNGWKFIPAEELQREYSDVMVETMVKEALIRLNPEIAEEPSRADEVIYKLRTLILTVQPHNLVTQNEIFKKMVFEDNSYPFGKDGRMIPIRFFGTMTKEDLALNEFVVTNQWVYPQKENGKRLDIVLLINGFPVAIGELKTPVRNSITWLDAARDIAAYEKSIPGMFVTNIFNFATEGKSYRYGSVCMPVGMWGPWHTPEHKSEGSLADVKISIEDMILPEKIMDIFQFFTLFATDKKYRKYKVICRYQQYEGANLIVERVKAGFPKQGLIWHFQGSGKSLLMVFAAQKLRMIPELNNPTVVIVDDRIDLETQITATFNSSDIPNLVSLGSKDDLESFFLGDQRKIAITTIFRFGDVKKELNPRDNIILMVDEAHRTQEGDLGGKMRLALPNAFFFGLTGTPINRIDKNTFNTFGAVEDKSGYMSKYSFSDSIRDNATLPLNFEPVPVDLHVDREKLDAEFESLTENLSNKDKAELSRRVNMKAIMYDRKRIRKICEHIAKHYQAKIEPNGYKGQVVCYDRACCLMYKEELDKLLGPEATTIVMDTNNDKDDKYKAYKRDRDAEGKVLDRFREPNDPLKLVIVTSKLLTGFDAPILQAMYLDKPMKDHNLLQAICRTNRTYDEGKTHGLIVDYIGIFDNVATALDFDESSMKKVISNIEEVKKQIPALMRKCLSYFMGVDRTIDGWEGLIAAQECLPNNKIKDEFGADYKVLNRAWDALSPDPFLNSMKFDYQWLSRVFESVKPTDGRGGLIWASLGAKTLELVHENLQVGEVHDDMEILTMDADLIDEFIERQKNLRKTTIKVEIDLVARIRKYSNDIKFVKLGEKLENLREKHEQGLITSIEFLKLLLELAREAAEAEQEVVPEEEVDKGKAALTDLFDGLRNSKTPIIVERIVGDIDDIVKIVRFDGWQGTTAGKQEVKKALRSVVWVKYKIKDKEVFDKAYQYIEQYY, encoded by the coding sequence ATGTTTAATGAAGACAACACGATTGAGCAAATGGTTCTTGCATCGCTCAATAACAATGGTTGGAAGTTTATCCCCGCCGAAGAATTGCAACGTGAATATTCTGACGTAATGGTTGAGACAATGGTTAAAGAGGCTCTCATTCGTCTTAATCCTGAAATTGCTGAAGAACCATCCCGTGCAGATGAAGTTATTTATAAACTGCGTACTCTCATTTTGACGGTTCAGCCGCACAATCTAGTAACACAGAATGAAATATTCAAGAAAATGGTTTTTGAAGACAATTCCTATCCATTCGGCAAAGATGGGCGAATGATTCCCATTCGTTTCTTTGGAACAATGACTAAGGAAGACTTGGCTCTGAACGAATTTGTTGTCACTAATCAATGGGTATATCCTCAAAAAGAGAATGGTAAGAGGCTAGATATTGTTCTATTGATTAATGGATTTCCTGTGGCGATTGGTGAGTTGAAAACGCCTGTTCGTAATTCTATAACATGGTTGGATGCTGCGAGAGATATAGCTGCCTATGAAAAAAGCATACCAGGCATGTTTGTAACTAACATATTCAATTTCGCTACAGAAGGCAAAAGTTATAGATATGGTTCAGTTTGTATGCCAGTTGGAATGTGGGGGCCATGGCATACTCCAGAACATAAAAGTGAAGGAAGTCTTGCTGATGTGAAAATCAGTATTGAAGATATGATTTTACCAGAGAAGATCATGGACATTTTTCAGTTCTTTACATTATTTGCAACCGATAAAAAGTATCGCAAATATAAAGTGATATGCCGTTATCAACAATATGAAGGCGCGAATCTTATTGTGGAACGCGTAAAGGCTGGATTCCCAAAACAAGGACTAATATGGCATTTTCAAGGTTCTGGAAAATCCTTACTAATGGTTTTTGCAGCACAGAAACTTAGAATGATACCTGAATTAAACAATCCAACAGTAGTTATAGTTGATGACCGAATTGATCTAGAGACGCAGATAACTGCAACATTTAATTCATCGGATATTCCTAATCTTGTAAGTCTAGGCTCAAAAGATGACTTAGAATCTTTCTTCTTAGGAGACCAGAGAAAGATTGCTATAACAACAATCTTTAGATTTGGTGATGTTAAAAAGGAACTTAACCCTAGAGACAATATCATACTTATGGTGGATGAAGCTCATAGAACTCAGGAAGGTGATCTGGGTGGTAAGATGCGTCTTGCTCTTCCGAATGCGTTTTTCTTTGGCCTTACAGGTACACCGATTAACCGTATTGATAAGAATACTTTCAATACATTTGGTGCAGTTGAGGATAAGAGTGGATATATGAGCAAGTATTCTTTCTCGGATTCAATTCGTGACAATGCGACGTTACCATTGAATTTCGAACCAGTACCAGTTGACCTACATGTCGATAGGGAAAAGCTCGATGCTGAATTCGAATCATTAACAGAGAATTTATCTAATAAAGATAAAGCAGAGCTGTCTCGGAGAGTTAACATGAAAGCTATTATGTATGACCGGAAACGTATCAGAAAGATATGTGAGCATATAGCGAAGCATTACCAGGCGAAAATTGAACCGAATGGTTACAAGGGTCAGGTTGTTTGTTATGACAGAGCGTGCTGTCTTATGTATAAAGAAGAACTTGATAAATTGCTAGGTCCGGAAGCAACTACTATTGTAATGGACACTAATAATGATAAAGATGATAAGTATAAAGCGTATAAACGTGATAGGGATGCAGAAGGTAAGGTTTTAGACAGGTTTAGAGAACCTAACGATCCTTTGAAGCTTGTTATTGTAACGTCAAAGCTTCTTACTGGTTTTGATGCACCTATATTGCAGGCTATGTACCTGGATAAGCCAATGAAAGATCATAATTTGCTGCAGGCCATCTGTCGTACTAACAGAACCTATGATGAAGGTAAGACTCATGGTTTGATTGTTGACTACATAGGTATCTTTGATAATGTCGCAACTGCTTTAGATTTTGACGAATCAAGCATGAAAAAGGTCATCTCGAATATTGAAGAAGTCAAAAAACAAATTCCTGCATTAATGCGCAAGTGTTTGAGTTATTTCATGGGAGTAGACCGTACAATAGATGGTTGGGAAGGTTTAATTGCTGCACAAGAATGTTTGCCAAACAATAAAATCAAGGATGAATTTGGAGCAGATTATAAAGTACTTAATCGAGCGTGGGATGCTCTATCACCAGATCCGTTTCTGAATTCGATGAAATTTGATTATCAATGGCTTTCAAGAGTATTCGAATCCGTAAAACCTACTGATGGAAGAGGCGGGTTGATTTGGGCTTCTCTTGGGGCGAAAACTTTGGAATTGGTTCATGAGAATCTGCAAGTCGGAGAAGTACATGATGATATGGAAATTCTTACGATGGATGCAGATTTAATTGATGAATTTATTGAAAGACAAAAAAATCTGAGAAAGACAACGATCAAAGTTGAAATTGATTTAGTCGCAAGAATTCGCAAATATAGTAATGATATCAAATTTGTTAAATTAGGAGAAAAACTTGAGAATCTCCGCGAGAAACACGAACAAGGTCTAATAACCAGTATTGAGTTTCTAAAACTGCTGTTAGAGCTTGCGCGGGAAGCTGCAGAAGCTGAACAAGAAGTAGTGCCTGAGGAAGAAGTGGATAAAGGCAAGGCGGCACTAACAGACCTTTTTGATGGTTTGAGGAATTCAAAGACACCAATTATCGTCGAACGAATTGTTGGTGATATAGATGATATCGTTAAGATTGTAAGATTCGATGGTTGGCAGGGGACAACTGCAGGAAAGCAGGAAGTGAAAAAAGCTCTTCGGAGTGTTGTCTGGGTCAAATATAAAATTAAGGACAAAGAAGTCTTTGATAAAGCCTATCAGTACATTGAGCAATATTACTAA
- a CDS encoding DUF262 domain-containing protein — MTNNVHNIKTVFAGGNIFSENKYIIPLYQRAFAWEDKEIEQLIDDILNFETDNYYLGNLIVFERKDGKFEVIDGQQRLTALYLLLTALSFPFERNAVSFEYRPRSDNTLVRLTNIDEVGWRENADGGILSGFNVICKKILGKVEDSSGTLKTEELKRKLEKVNLLRVIVPQNTDLNKYFEIMNNRGEQLEQQDIVKSRLIEMISDEKKRDAFARIWDACSDMTGYVQMHFDVAERKHYFGDDWDCYPDDSDGYYLESCKTDSTAMRSISEIAESADVTSINTSRLDHSDEDNIRFESFLTFRHFLLHVLKIFEVEENEAEVGTKKTWSGELIDDKKLIQRFETVFPRKQHVGETVERFGLCLLRCRFLFDNFMLKREFSSDDTEGRWSLKSLKVSWSNSRKYAKRQPKAYYVDVTDSIASRMLQSMLRVTYTSPLVMHWATEFLAWLYFHMDGYDSNEHSDKLENIAKVAVSEYMNDGEFSLGPITPHIVFNYLDYLLWQKTKQDFQFEFRNSVEHWYPQHPIDSNVKWDEQDLNHFGNLCLVSSGLNSKFSNNLPLAKKANFRNGIGGQSLKLRKMADLTTDANAWTEEVAIAHGEEMFNLIRSALELD; from the coding sequence ATGACAAACAACGTCCATAACATTAAAACTGTTTTTGCAGGAGGGAATATTTTCAGTGAGAACAAGTATATCATACCACTTTATCAAAGGGCATTCGCATGGGAAGATAAAGAAATTGAGCAGCTGATTGATGACATACTAAACTTTGAGACAGATAATTATTATCTTGGTAACCTCATTGTGTTTGAGCGCAAAGATGGAAAGTTTGAGGTGATTGATGGTCAGCAACGATTGACGGCTCTCTACCTTTTGCTTACTGCACTAAGTTTTCCGTTTGAGAGAAACGCTGTCTCTTTTGAATACCGACCGAGGTCCGATAATACACTGGTAAGATTGACAAACATTGATGAGGTTGGCTGGCGGGAAAATGCAGATGGCGGTATACTTTCAGGTTTTAATGTTATATGTAAGAAAATTCTTGGTAAAGTTGAGGATTCATCAGGAACTCTGAAAACTGAAGAATTAAAGAGAAAACTGGAAAAGGTCAATCTTTTGAGAGTAATTGTCCCGCAAAACACCGACCTGAACAAATATTTTGAAATTATGAACAATCGTGGTGAGCAACTGGAGCAGCAGGATATCGTAAAGTCCAGATTAATAGAGATGATATCCGATGAAAAAAAAAGGGATGCTTTTGCTCGCATATGGGATGCTTGCAGCGATATGACGGGCTATGTGCAAATGCACTTTGACGTAGCTGAGAGAAAGCACTACTTTGGAGATGACTGGGATTGTTACCCTGATGATTCTGACGGGTATTATTTAGAAAGTTGCAAAACAGACAGCACGGCAATGCGTTCAATAAGTGAGATTGCTGAGAGCGCAGACGTTACATCAATAAATACATCTCGCCTCGATCATTCAGATGAGGACAATATACGTTTTGAAAGTTTTTTAACATTTCGACATTTTCTCTTGCACGTATTAAAGATTTTTGAAGTAGAGGAAAATGAGGCTGAAGTGGGCACTAAAAAAACGTGGAGTGGAGAACTGATTGATGACAAAAAACTCATTCAACGTTTCGAAACAGTATTTCCTCGTAAACAGCATGTTGGTGAAACTGTAGAGCGTTTCGGGCTATGCTTGTTAAGATGTAGATTTTTGTTTGATAATTTTATGCTAAAAAGAGAGTTCAGCAGCGACGATACAGAAGGAAGATGGAGTCTTAAATCACTCAAGGTTTCATGGAGTAATAGCAGAAAATATGCTAAAAGACAGCCAAAAGCGTACTATGTGGATGTTACTGACTCAATCGCAAGTCGAATGTTGCAATCCATGTTAAGGGTGACATATACATCCCCGCTGGTCATGCATTGGGCTACAGAGTTCCTTGCGTGGCTCTATTTTCATATGGATGGCTATGACTCAAATGAACATTCAGACAAACTGGAAAACATCGCAAAAGTGGCAGTAAGTGAATATATGAACGATGGTGAGTTTTCTTTAGGACCAATTACTCCGCACATAGTATTCAATTACTTGGATTACTTGTTGTGGCAAAAAACGAAGCAGGATTTCCAATTTGAATTCCGTAATTCGGTGGAGCATTGGTATCCGCAGCATCCCATCGACAGCAATGTCAAATGGGACGAGCAAGACCTGAATCATTTCGGTAACCTATGCCTTGTTTCAAGTGGGTTAAACTCTAAGTTTTCTAATAATTTGCCAC
- a CDS encoding ImmA/IrrE family metallo-endopeptidase, producing the protein MHNNYNSFEAYLENIYYHEMHQAIKKAILQKGRSFDLNSYYVLDPSYIDIENIRVRSITFYGIEHRQIFFNVTINAEIVLKGMGKQNYVADKHSKWFILSFYGHLISGLRKVMIIDVRNYSKERFSRESALSKYLVPYLYSEDLDNEAEKFLQKYYPDALENPMPLDMAELLDNMCLTMHYAPLPDNIFGQSYFGEAQVEVFEEDMKHTRTQKVDVGTILVNPNVSFMRNIGSQNNTIVHECVHHDLHANFFELQKLLNNDVVSINCEVVEEYGRDTVGIDKALHWMEWQANVLTPRILMPLKTTKQKLNEILVRLHGKKKNLRNAEKLQLAIEELACFFGVSKLAARLRAIDIGFEQAAGTFVYVDGRYYSPYSFQSGKLGRNQTFVIDEINAFNVVKMSRVLSDMVFLGKVVYVNAMFCINDPQYVQRYEDGSVELTEYAIEHVDECCLIFDRTNRISKLYDDSFYRRCFLCRDVSAVNFVEATYNPNYIDNQNAQERAEETAKISVFSKEISDELLNLPGSFSRTLECHIKRRGITNEVLAERSGLSSRIISDYRNKEALTKELPAVLALCIGLNLHQFYAEDFISKAGHQWKMTHEHMVYRWLIASHSDETLHQWNKRLEDAGISQRLPSNRH; encoded by the coding sequence GTGCATAATAACTATAATTCATTCGAAGCTTACCTCGAAAACATTTATTATCATGAAATGCATCAAGCAATAAAAAAAGCCATCCTTCAAAAAGGAAGATCGTTTGATCTTAATTCGTATTATGTATTAGATCCATCATATATTGATATAGAGAACATACGTGTAAGAAGCATAACATTCTATGGTATAGAACACCGTCAGATTTTTTTTAATGTTACTATCAATGCTGAAATTGTTCTAAAAGGGATGGGAAAACAAAACTATGTAGCCGATAAGCATTCTAAATGGTTTATTTTATCCTTCTACGGACATCTAATATCAGGCCTTCGAAAAGTTATGATAATTGATGTTAGGAATTACAGTAAAGAGAGGTTTAGCAGAGAAAGCGCACTATCAAAGTACCTTGTCCCTTATTTATATTCGGAAGACCTGGATAATGAAGCTGAAAAATTCTTACAAAAATATTATCCAGATGCACTGGAGAATCCAATGCCATTAGACATGGCTGAACTGCTGGACAATATGTGTCTAACTATGCATTATGCACCTTTGCCAGATAACATCTTTGGTCAGTCGTACTTTGGTGAGGCTCAGGTGGAAGTATTCGAGGAAGACATGAAACACACGCGAACACAAAAAGTTGATGTGGGAACTATATTGGTAAATCCTAATGTATCTTTTATGAGAAATATTGGTTCTCAGAATAATACAATTGTTCATGAATGTGTTCATCACGATCTCCATGCAAACTTTTTCGAATTACAGAAGCTGCTGAATAATGACGTAGTTTCAATAAATTGTGAAGTAGTTGAGGAATACGGAAGAGATACGGTAGGAATTGATAAAGCTTTACACTGGATGGAATGGCAAGCAAACGTTCTAACACCAAGAATCTTAATGCCATTAAAAACTACAAAACAAAAACTGAATGAGATATTGGTACGGTTACATGGTAAAAAGAAAAATCTACGAAATGCTGAGAAACTGCAGCTTGCGATTGAGGAACTTGCTTGTTTTTTTGGCGTATCCAAATTAGCAGCAAGACTACGAGCAATTGACATTGGGTTTGAGCAGGCAGCAGGGACTTTTGTATATGTTGATGGCAGATACTATTCGCCATATTCCTTCCAAAGTGGCAAATTAGGAAGGAATCAAACGTTTGTCATTGATGAGATAAATGCTTTTAATGTAGTAAAAATGTCACGAGTTCTCTCTGATATGGTGTTCTTAGGTAAAGTTGTTTATGTAAATGCCATGTTTTGTATTAACGATCCCCAATATGTACAACGTTACGAAGATGGCTCAGTAGAGTTGACTGAGTATGCAATAGAGCATGTTGATGAGTGTTGTTTGATCTTTGATAGAACAAATCGAATCAGCAAATTATATGATGATTCCTTTTATAGAAGGTGTTTTCTCTGTAGGGATGTTAGTGCTGTCAATTTTGTTGAGGCAACGTACAATCCCAACTATATAGATAATCAAAATGCACAAGAGCGTGCAGAGGAGACCGCAAAAATAAGTGTTTTCTCCAAAGAAATTTCCGATGAACTATTGAATCTGCCAGGAAGTTTTTCAAGAACATTGGAATGTCATATAAAAAGAAGAGGCATAACCAATGAGGTTTTAGCTGAACGGTCTGGATTAAGTTCTAGAATAATAAGTGATTACAGGAATAAGGAAGCGTTAACAAAGGAATTACCAGCGGTTCTGGCATTATGTATTGGATTGAATCTACATCAGTTTTATGCTGAGGATTTTATTTCGAAGGCTGGACATCAATGGAAAATGACGCATGAACACATGGTATATAGATGGTTAATAGCATCTCATTCAGATGAAACCTTACATCAATGGAACAAGAGGCTGGAAGATGCAGGTATATCTCAACGTCTTCCGAGTAATAGACATTAA
- a CDS encoding type I restriction-modification system subunit M, with the protein MSKRITIEELQSYLWNSAVLLRTNIDAGAYKQYIFPLLFFKRISDVYDEECEQILEEYDGDEEALTWEENHRFIVPEGSHWRDVRSVTENVGVAIVNAFRKIENANANKLQGIFGDGAWTNKNRLPDRLLKELIEHFGTKTLSIKNCPEDELGQGYEYLIKKFADDSGHTAQEFYTNRTVVHLMTEMLKPKSGESIYDPTCGSAGMLISAIAYLKDQKKEWRNVSVFGQEINALTSAIGKMNLFLHGVKDFDIVNGDTLKAPAFIEKGQLRKFDLILANPPYSISQWDREAFASDKYGRNFLGVPPQGRADYAFLQHIIKSLNEEAGRCAILFPHGVLFRNEESTMREDLVRKDMLECIIGLGPNLFYNSPMEACIIICRMNKRPERRGKVLFINAVKEVERKNAQSFLEEKHIQKISKAYDDYITDSDFARVVTIQDLEENNFSLSIPLYVKHPGQSVEVDDRNLQEHYEGWRTTSEIMKLRYMKLNKMIGKGGEDNE; encoded by the coding sequence ATGAGTAAGCGTATCACAATTGAAGAATTGCAGTCCTATCTTTGGAATTCTGCTGTTCTATTAAGGACAAATATCGATGCCGGAGCTTATAAACAGTATATATTCCCGCTGTTGTTCTTCAAGCGTATCAGCGATGTTTATGATGAGGAATGCGAACAAATTCTTGAAGAATACGATGGAGACGAAGAAGCTTTAACGTGGGAGGAGAATCACCGTTTCATCGTGCCGGAGGGCTCTCATTGGCGTGATGTGCGATCAGTAACAGAGAATGTTGGAGTTGCAATTGTAAATGCTTTTCGAAAAATAGAAAATGCAAATGCTAATAAACTGCAAGGGATCTTTGGCGATGGTGCCTGGACGAATAAAAATCGTCTCCCTGATCGGTTACTGAAAGAGTTAATAGAACATTTCGGTACTAAAACACTCTCTATTAAGAACTGCCCGGAGGATGAGCTAGGTCAGGGATATGAGTATTTGATAAAAAAATTTGCTGATGACAGCGGCCATACCGCGCAGGAATTTTATACGAACCGTACGGTGGTACACTTGATGACGGAAATGCTAAAACCTAAATCCGGCGAATCCATATATGATCCTACATGCGGCAGTGCTGGGATGTTGATTTCAGCAATTGCATACTTGAAGGATCAGAAGAAAGAATGGCGTAATGTATCGGTCTTTGGACAAGAAATTAACGCACTTACATCCGCCATTGGCAAGATGAATCTTTTTCTTCATGGTGTGAAAGACTTTGACATTGTCAATGGTGATACTTTGAAAGCACCTGCTTTTATTGAAAAAGGGCAATTGAGAAAATTCGATTTAATTCTTGCTAATCCACCGTACTCTATCAGTCAATGGGATCGTGAAGCATTCGCTAGTGACAAATACGGTCGGAATTTCCTTGGTGTCCCACCACAAGGACGTGCTGATTATGCTTTTTTGCAGCATATAATCAAAAGTCTTAATGAAGAAGCCGGTCGCTGTGCAATTCTGTTCCCTCATGGTGTGCTATTTAGAAATGAAGAGAGCACGATGCGAGAAGATCTCGTCCGTAAAGATATGCTTGAATGCATTATAGGGTTAGGACCTAATCTGTTCTATAACTCTCCAATGGAGGCTTGTATCATCATCTGCCGAATGAATAAGCGTCCTGAGCGTCGCGGCAAAGTTCTTTTCATCAATGCAGTCAAAGAAGTTGAACGCAAAAATGCGCAGAGTTTTTTGGAGGAAAAGCACATCCAAAAAATTTCCAAAGCTTATGACGATTATATTACGGATAGCGATTTTGCTCGTGTTGTAACAATTCAGGATTTGGAAGAAAACAACTTTTCTCTAAGCATTCCACTATATGTAAAGCACCCAGGACAGAGTGTTGAAGTCGATGATCGAAATTTACAGGAACACTATGAAGGCTGGAGAACCACTTCAGAGATTATGAAACTTCGATACATGAAATTGAATAAAATGATTGGGAAGGGAGGCGAAGACAATGAGTAG
- a CDS encoding DUF262 domain-containing protein — translation MFEHPEIVPVDKVLQLKNLHLPNYQRPYKWSIKNVSALMEDLEFAIDQIKKYPDFKYRVGTIIFHNDETNGTLNIVDGQQRIITLALICKALEASYNVPMLETKLSSKISEENIRRNYLAIRTYFAEQSLIEKKRFIEAISSVLEFVVVATKNLPEAFQLFDSQNTRGRALEPHDLLKAFHLREMRDHPHEMKHTVDKWERTDPKEIHILFQDYLFPIKHWIEKNKGHSFTSADIDEFKGVSFDLQYYYAMRTVKGMPIFQIDQTFVSGKNFFEYVDHYLNLLSDVKGAVSKAELELFLSGTGVGFSYAKQLFYCVVLYYCDRFRNFDDRVIKRLYAWAFMVRLQMQKLGFDTVGNYAIGEKVGDKETIPLFYLLQKCMKESDVLRIMIPVLSSEEISYSPRNDDKNLLLNVVQKIMGLSGGC, via the coding sequence GTGTTTGAACATCCAGAAATTGTACCAGTTGATAAGGTTCTTCAGCTAAAAAATCTTCATTTGCCTAACTATCAGCGTCCATATAAGTGGAGTATTAAAAATGTATCCGCTCTTATGGAAGACCTTGAATTTGCCATAGATCAGATTAAGAAATATCCCGATTTCAAATATCGTGTTGGAACGATTATTTTCCACAACGACGAAACCAACGGAACGTTAAATATCGTTGATGGGCAACAGAGAATTATTACGCTAGCCCTTATTTGCAAAGCTCTGGAGGCATCATATAATGTGCCAATGTTAGAGACTAAACTCTCTTCCAAAATATCGGAAGAAAATATAAGACGAAATTACTTGGCAATTAGGACATATTTCGCAGAGCAAAGCTTAATTGAAAAAAAGCGCTTTATTGAAGCGATATCGAGTGTTTTAGAGTTTGTAGTTGTGGCCACGAAAAATCTCCCAGAAGCATTTCAGTTATTTGACTCACAAAACACGCGTGGTAGGGCTTTGGAGCCCCATGATTTATTGAAAGCGTTCCATTTGCGAGAAATGCGCGACCATCCACATGAAATGAAACACACGGTAGACAAATGGGAGAGAACAGATCCAAAGGAAATTCATATTCTCTTTCAAGATTACCTGTTTCCTATAAAACATTGGATTGAAAAAAATAAAGGTCATAGTTTCACATCTGCAGACATTGACGAATTCAAAGGAGTCAGCTTTGATCTACAATACTACTATGCTATGCGAACGGTTAAGGGGATGCCTATATTTCAAATTGACCAGACCTTTGTATCAGGCAAGAACTTTTTTGAATATGTAGATCATTACCTTAATCTGCTTTCGGATGTGAAGGGGGCAGTTTCAAAGGCCGAACTTGAACTATTCCTGAGCGGGACAGGTGTTGGATTCTCTTATGCCAAACAATTGTTTTATTGTGTGGTGTTGTACTACTGTGACAGATTCAGAAATTTTGACGACCGAGTTATCAAACGGCTGTACGCTTGGGCTTTTATGGTTCGCTTGCAAATGCAGAAATTAGGCTTTGATACAGTGGGGAATTATGCCATTGGGGAAAAAGTTGGTGACAAAGAAACTATACCACTATTTTATTTGTTGCAAAAGTGTATGAAGGAGTCGGATGTATTAAGAATAATGATTCCTGTGTTGTCTTCGGAAGAGATAAGTTATTCTCCCAGGAACGATGATAAAAATTTACTTTTAAACGTAGTGCAGAAAATAATGGGATTGTCGGGTGGGTGCTGA